TTAATATCAAATCAAAACTAAAGAATGTAAAATGTACATGGAGGACCAGAAAGCTAAAAAGATTAGTGAGACACAGACATAGTTTATTAGGAAACTTATCACTCGCTGGATccctttctatttctatttttgcCTCATTGGTTGGAGGGTAATAGTTTGCCTTGTATCCCTGTTTAGAGGCCttggactttaaaaaaaaagatacgtGTTGTGAAGTGGTGAGTTCAGTCTCCATATTGCAAATTCTTACTTGAGTAATAGTGTCTAAAATGTTGTACACCACAGGACtagaaattgacaaaaaaaacattgtctctTATTCAGAGTTGATTTGCAGGAATGCAGTCAGAGGAAAAGACATTAGCAGATAAAACATTTGACTCACATGTGTTGCGCATCATCACTCCTCATCAGAGTCAGCATCCATTGGCTCTTGTACTGCTGCCAGATGAAATCCTTACAGCATGAGTAACACTAATTACTCATACAATACACTCCTTCTGCTCTTTTCCCCGGGTGGCATCCTTCCTTTGTGTGTCGTGAGTATGAGTTGAGGTAGCTCAGCCACCTCAGCCACCTGCTCTGACTATCAGCTGCAGTCAGCTTTCTGCATGTGTGCTGCAGCAGCATTTACAGTATAGCTGGCCAACGTCCAGTCAAAACTGCAGTCAGCTTTCCTCTTTCAGCCAAAGACACAGACAAGTGTAAACTCTCTTGTCCATGTTCAGCCCGGGTTCAGCCCCTAGGGGAAGTGGGAATCTTTAGAAAAACACAGTTCCTTTTTCGACAAGAGTGATTTAAGCCTGTAACATCTTGATTTCATGGCAGTAATAATAACACTCTTTCAGCCCAAAAGCGGtccttataataatatattatattatggctGATTGTGTGATTGTTTTACCAATAGGCAATCCTATAGCTCATCTGATTTGAGACAATGTGAATATCTTGaccattttataaaaaaagtctACATTTCAAGTTTCTATTGAGAACAGTAAATGGTGTGTTTAAGTGATGTGGGACATCCACCTACCACCTGATATGAATCTACCTTAGCAGTTTAGTTTAGGAGATTTGTATGATTCTTTCTCCTGTCTTAAAATGGTATAAACCACTTATTAAAAGGTTTGGTTGCATGTAAGTCACAATAACACATGGtcagctaggctaggctagtttGTAGTGAGGTAATATTTAGTTTTGACTATCCTTCATTGTTAAATATCTTCACATGAATGGTTCCAGTCAGCAATGAACCCACACTACCATCTGCTGGAGGTTTAGGCAGTCTACAGCAAATGCATTGATTTACATTTAAGTTTAGGCTAAATAAGTCAAAGGTGACAGACTCTTTGATGTCCATGACGATTGGCCTGCTTGAGGAGCAGAGGCTGCAAAAGTCATCTTCATACTGTAAATCACAAACTGACCAGAGACCAGCATCACTTGTCACTGGAGCCTAATAATGAcacaatatttatttcattgtcttgtttttatttgtttcaccTGCAACAGAAATATATTGCATATATTTAAGCACACTTGATAAACAATTGCACAGTCTGTGTCTATCTCTCCTCTCCAACCACAAAGCTGCAGTACCAGAGGCTGAACGTTCAGGATTGCAATCCTAGGACAAACAGATAGCGGATGGCAGTAGATCAGCCCGTAGGGAGTTTGGTCGGGAACCGGAGatttgctggttcaagtcccctgTCTCAATTTGAGCATGTATAGGACctgagcatttgtgtgtgtttcaggcctATGTTTATTGTACTgtgtacaataataaaaaaaataaaacaagtataaatgattattaaacctttaaaactaaaataatttggACAAAAGTAGTAGGCTATTTGGGTGGAATAAACCTTTCAAACTATGTGGACAGAAAGTATAATTTGGGTGGAATGAACCTTTTAAACTCTTAAGTAGGCTACTAGTCTCCGGTCCTGCAGGAACATTCTCTTGTCCTCTCGATGccattttccatccatccaccagATAGCCTCAGACTTTCCTTCACTTCCCCATCACCTGACTGCCCCTCCTGTGTTCCCACTTTCCTCTGGAGTTGCCTGCACATTCACTTTTCCCTGCTTCTCTTGTGGACAGCTTTAGTTTGGACTGGTTGGATTTAGGCCTACTCATCCAatctgagcttttttttttttatccgttgCCCCGTTTACATTCGGGTCTTTAATTCCCTCGTTTCCCTGCGCACACCCGCCGTGACACACAACATAATTGGGCTTGTGCTATTTAAAAAAGCTCGGCACTTCTTCATGTCAGACTGATGACACCAGACACACAATGGCACTCTTACATTTAACGGTGTATTTACTATTGTCATGCCTCGACAGTTTGTCAGAGGCCAACTCAACGCAACCGAGGATGACAATCACAGAGAAAGGTATGACatttcgctttttttttttttttacttcgaAACATGACATTGTTGTTTAAATTGCGGTGATGTAAGCTATAATAACCCTACATGTTGTGAAAAGAAGACAACTGAAATGGTTTAGCTTATAATGTTTGAGGAGTATGAAGAGTTTTTCCCAGTTAATTTGAACACAAACAAAAGTAGATCAAGACTGTCGTGCTTAgtttgaaaacaaaactaaaacgTAACAGAGCTGCTGCATTGCGACTATATCAGGCTATAATCACTGAAGTGCTCCTCTGGAACAGACATCAGCGTTTTGGCTGTTCAGGCGTGAGGATGGAGAAAAAGCGTGTCCCAAAGGAATTATTATTGTGATAGGAAACTGTCGGACATATTGATAGaagaagtaggcctacatgaaTATACGACGCTGAACTTGGCTTCACATTCGCTCCGGTTCTCCTTGAGTTTCGattccactttaaaaaaaatgcctgtTTCAGCCATTGGGTGGCAGTGTTTATCGCAAAATCGAGCCATTCTGCATCAGGGcagatttatattttatatattatatatatatatatatatatatatatatatatatatatatatatatatatatatatatatatatatatatatatatatacatcatGACACTTGTTGTTGCTGGATCTGTCTGAATAAAAGCCAACAATCttgtatattatatttaaaaagtcaaacattCTCATGACCAGTAGCCTACCACACTGTGAGGTGTAAATGTCCATATCTACTGTGGAATTATGGAGATAATCCAGCTCAAAaatagacattttgaaaattaTATTGCAACAATTGCTGACTTTGCactgcccccaaatggccaaatatgctTGTCCGTTGAATTTCTCACCTGATTCAAATACTACAGAACCTAATGTTTCCAGTGATGCCCCATATGTCCATATCTACtatggaattatggagaaaatccagctcaaaaaaagacattttgacaaTTATATTGCACCAGATGCTGACTTTGCactgcccccaaatggccaaatatgctTGTCCATTGGATTTCTCACCTGATTCACCTACTACAGTTACTAATGTTTCCAATGAAGCCCTATATTTCCATATCTACTGTAGAATTATGGAGATAATCCAGCTCAAAAATAGACGTTTTGACAATTATATTGCCACAATTGCTGATTTTGCACTGCCCCCTAATGGCGTGCTGTTTCCTCATTAAAAAGGTTTTGAATTAACTATTTTTGATAAGCATAAAAGTTTAAGTTACTTAAAGAtatacatgtgttgtctttaaaaaaggtataatacttttactttaagaaAGGCAAAAGTAATGACATGGTTATCACCAGTTACGCTGTATGAATATTAGTGCGTTCATGTGGCTGGGAAGTCAGCAATTGTTGCAATGTAATTGAGTCTGGTATGGCTGCAGGCTGGAGCTCTCCGTCTCCTGGCTCCCGTCTCATGCCCTCCCAGATGGTGCTGTCCCCGAGctttgacttttcaaaataaaagcttgcatCTGGTCTCCTATGTTTTCgtactttggtgttttggatgttttttaactaaacagtacggtaatcatgctaatgaatacaattatttttcagcagatgtcttagttAAAACACGATGGAGCTAGCAAAGgcgttttgtttttatataggcTATGTGCGGGCGGGTTTTAtccagtttgggaaatcccacggtcTCTACAAAGTTCAAAttgtctggctgactaaacaaGGAGTGACTAGAAATcctatctgtttttttttttttgtatttcaagattgaattgctccacaatatgaatacagattgaTTATCACTTATTTGTTGGTAACCgttgttgtataatcacaatattacacttgaGGAGGCCTATCCTACAGTTCAGTGATGCGCCTTTCGGACCTCGAAATTAAACCCTCTCATGTAATATGGCTTTAACAAACGTCAACATTTAAGctgatgcagttttaaatgttttatgatttCAGAAAGGAGGAGGTTAaccaatattttatattaatccATAAATGCAGCTTTCAAAGAAATTCCACCACATTGGGGACATCGCTGTCTGTGCAAGAGCTTATGCAatagagatatttcagtctggacagacagtatacagtacagcagtggttcccaacctggggtccgggcacccccagggggggcggcaaagatctcagggggggcgcgagtctttatctggtttgaggttgaggtaaaaaaagaaatatttgcacgttaaacaaattatggtAATACACTagcatatataatgtatacaaaagtctgtatgaaaactatatattttgttgtatcctcgtttttcctgccgccacggcatcactattttatgaatgaaacatggcggagaaacgtaacagtgctgataactgctctgtatcaaaaaggaaagtaaggctttatctcgagagttacctcaactttggtttaggggggggctcagcttttcttagacatgagtagggggggcgccaaggaaaaaaggttgggaaccactgcagtacagtatatagttCAGTTGAGTACAATCAATGACAATTTGACCTTTTGCATTGCACACCCAATGTTtctcattattatttttgttttattgtagaGACTTCAATAAAAAGGATACCTTTACCTGGACACCATGCACCTGTCGGGATTGTTCTGGAAAGACAGCCAGACTCTGTCATAGCTGCTGGACAAACACACCTGTATGCATTCCACTTTCAAAATCCTCAGAAGGTAGTGAACATTTCTGAGAGTGTTTTTTGTAGATTACATAACTCAGGCCTTAATGCTATAACACACAACTTTTTTATACAAATGGATGTCCATTATACATTGAAGCCAATGCCAAattagttgatacaaagctaattaatcctatcagctccacaaaactctctctgcatttctcagtatggctgtttACTAAATTATTtggtccggcgactttcgcgcgCAGCAACTCGAGTGATGCGTTTTACGTCACTGCTGTGAAAGGACAATAGCAGCGCTCAGCTTTGGAGATGAAGACGACATAAAAATCACAAGATACTtatctcttctgaagagtccatcatgcttttttaatcctccatgtcctccttgattTGACGGGTTAAACATTACTAGCAACTTCGTGGAGGAGCCGCGGTGGGGGTGGTGCACGGTCAcggatcacggaaggcttgtatcgtgtgggtgcgccgacagtgttgttgtcattacttagaattcctcatggggggcgaCTGAAACTACACACTACAGCTTTAAATAAATATCTAGAATCTGCTATCAAATAACAGATAGCATGTCTGTATAAGTGATGTGGATATAATCATAGTcctgcttttctttctcttcacaGACTCCTGAGGAAATAAGCGTATTGTGGACAGAATGCATCGACAAAGGGGCTCCCCAAAGAGTGAAAGCGGTAAAAGAACATTAATTAAAAGCAAAATTCCAAGCATGTGGTATGTTGGACAGATCTGATTGAAATATCACAAACATTCTTGCTCTTATGATCTAGAATTGCAACTATAACATCACTGTGGTCCACAAGAAGTTAGAGGACAACCAGGTCTTTCTGTGTGGAACCAACGGCCAAGAAACAGTCTGCTGTGACATGGTACGACActacagtttgtttgtttttgttttgtttgttttttaccactgacctgacggagcaccacgaccggcagctcacggtgctctgtaTCCAGCGCACAGTCccctattctggggtaactagatcaccaactaccgctgacctaaCGAGCATCGACGACGAGTTTTCTTCCAAGAGACAATGTGATTGGTGGGTAGGATATGGACCAGGGGACTGacagcgacataaccaatcCCATTGTGACAGACACCCCACTTAGCACCaattgcaatgtttaattttaaatgaatgtagcctactggcagtctggcacacgtgggtgctcagtgggTGCTCGGTATTTTACGTGGGTGctcaagctccggagcacccacggtatcggcgcctatgcatttaacaattatttattaaacaataaatattgaagttaaataataatatataattaatacatTATAGCTATCTATATCTATGTGGCTATCTGCTATctgtggtttggaatgaaagggaaaAACAGGACAGAATAACACGGCGGATATCGCTCATATAATTTTTTTACGACGTATTTAAGGCAGCAGGCATGTGTTGCTTAGGAGGCCGCCTTAGCTGCTAAGTGTTGCGGGCAAACCTGCAGATAATTACTGGAAATGTTACTGAGAATGGAAGGAATACGCCTGTTTTGCTGTAAAATTGGAATATATTGGAAATAAACACCGGTGGTGCTCCCTAGccacttcttcttctgtgtatTTGAAACAAACCACCGATGCTGTTGGAAGAACAACACTTTCTGCGTATTCAAGTTTTTCAATCATATTTGTACTACCGGGTGTGGGGATAATGAGATCTGTGTTTTCCTGTAGGATTTAGCAGAGCAGTCACCCATGTGCATTCCCTCTGAAAAAACggacaacataaaaaaaaacataaatgaatTTGTCATAAAGGAAGGCGAACCGTCTGCCCTTGtgggtgagtttttttttttttttttacacataggATTGTTTTCTATTCTGATAAATCTCTGCTTTTTAATTTAACAGTTTGTCATAATGGCTTCGGACTTTTTTATTCCTCATTCATGCATTCGTCTTCCCTACTTGTCCAGGAAAGGTGTTTGCCTTCTTAAGCACCACTAACCTGCTTTACTCAgctcaaatctttttttaatgattttgtcCCACCTACCATTACTACCATTACTTATAAAAATATAGCCCTGGTACTTCCTGCTTGTACGTAATATTAACTCCAGACTCCAGTTTCTCCCACTGGCATCACCGCCAGAACAGACATAGCTTAGAAGTAAGCAGTTTTTCATACAGGAGAAACTGGCATCTGGAATATCAAAGGTGAACTGATGCCGGCTGCAAACCAAAGCACAGCGATGCTGCTATAATGTCCTGAACATTCTTTGTAGAATCAGGAGATAGTGATCTCTTCATTACATACTCTGGATCTCAAGATTTAGTTGGCATCTACAAGTTTGGGAAAAACCGAATTGCACCGACAAGACAAGATAAAGGTATTTGCATGGAGATATTGTATATTGGTTTTCTGTAAGGACTTGAGACGTTTCATTAGTTAAATGATGTTCACTTAAACATGTATATGTGCTAAGGCTATAGAGatgaatatttacatatttgttttgtctttagaGCAGCACTATGTGGGTTTGGTGCCCATAAGACGGGGAGACAACTCCATACAGAGCAAAGTGTATGCCTTCTATAAGGAGgaaaacagagacacaggcTTTAACAGTAAAATGTGGCTCCCTTTTGTGACCCGGGTTTGCATGGTAAGGCCTACATAATTAATTTGAATGTGTTTAGCTAGACTAACAACAAATTTTTATCATCAGATATGTGCACAAAGAAGCTGCTCGTAAACAAAAAGTGTAACATATTGTAGCAACCCAGGGGACTTGAAAGCCCAATTCACAATAAAAATAGGTAACTCAGAGACAGTTAGCTTTAACATAAAGTGTTCTTTAATAACTTACGTCaggaaaagacagagagatttttttttattacagaaatGGAATCCTTTTCATTAATAACATATAACAATAACATATTATTGATTTGTAATAGCCcatatttcatttcaatttcgcaatgaaatactgtaaaacGTATTTCAACCAGACCACCGTCTCAGATATCCTCAGTGTCAAACACAATAATGCATGTAGTCTTTAACTTATACACGGGGAAAATGCACTATCTGGCATTTGTTCTAGTCTTATAATGTACACGTTAGGGTTGAgcgatgtcccctaaattggcagttgacgatggttacagtaaaacatcgtgatggacgatgatatcgtcGACGGGGCTGGGGGgagctttacataaatatttttttctactactatgggccAACAGTTAACATTTAAAGGCACTCTGTAAATGGTGCCCTGCTGGTAGGCTTTACAACTTGacatactttcacttaagtacggtGCAGTAAAGTCAATCACATGTCCGAGATCTGTgtaacgacagtacagtgggacgtttgccttcaacagagcgactgtaataacataacataccatcattactgagtttaaactacattcatggttatgtttgcactgaataacgcattcaataaacagaaacataactcttgcagcacacatgaacagatgcgcaatattagctcacacataaaatagcaccctcgtgaattagcctgttgctaacgtacattcataaatcctgcataacatcgtcccgtacctacaggacctcagacttacttattgatgcacgcaTAGAGTAGTGTCAacaaacttagtccaatgaggggagaaaggaaagtgtgatagcgttcCACGTTAAGGCTTTTTTCTCTGTCACTCGAGACCGCTGTGTCCAACGTTACTAGAAGGTAGAGCGAGCTAcaactgacagggagagagagagattgtatcactacagccaatcagcagtctGCTCAAAGTGATGGTCTTTTTTacaaataggttgcacgtaaaggggggaaaaagtagcttccacttaaggagccctatgtcctgtctttgtgtctttgctagtttaagaccgacgcacttGTCAATTTCCAATCCAGCGCCCGCAACTAGGATTAGTGTGTTTgacgggggggggggacatcacgatggtggctctccatcgtgatgtcgGCTTTCCATCGTGATGTCGGCCAGCCAACACGATGGATGATGATCATCGTCCATAAAAACACCTGGGTGTTCAGTCGTCTCGTGTGTTGAACCGtggaaataaatagacaaaCAATTTTGGAATGTTGTCGGGTAGCCTATGCACTGAATATTCCGCCACAATGCTGACACCACCTGTCAGCATTGTATAACTGACAGGTGTTTCAAAAATATCTGGGAACTTTTACGGAGCTCTGAATGGCAGAGGATAGCTacagatttatttatatttaagatGTATTGGTGGTATTTACCTCAAATGCAAGGTGACTTCTTCGGACTTGCGAGTGCTGTCAAATTGATCGTATGCGGTTTGCTCACATAGCCTAGTGGTGTGGTGGTGAAGTGCagtcatgctgcgttcatgagAGTAGGGAATAGCTCAGGTCTATGTCCCgtagtagcctatattttacattttaatttaacgtCTTTAATGGTAAGACACCGCACAGGGATGGATAATGAGCGTTGTTTAAGATTAAATTACAATGCCACATATGGCAGACACCTTCAGATATGAGAAACCCCCTCAGATTTTTGACTTTGTTGCTTTCATGGGAGCCAGTCCTCACTGGCTGCAGGTGTGACTAGTGCCATGTGCCAAGTGGCTGCAGCACTTGAACAGGTAGATAGACTCCCTCTATCACCTCCCCCAATCTGAGCCTATGGACCCGCCCCCTGTACCGGATTGGCTAGTCTGTTTCCCCCTGGTTTGCTACAATATCTATTACATATAAGTCATTCTATATGCATTATGAAGGAGTGATTGGTCCTTTGGCTGTGCGTTGATTCTAGGAAGATCGTGGTGGTATCAAGAACCATTTGCGGTACAGCTGGACGTCCCAGATGAATGCCAGGCTCTTCTGCGGAGACCCTGACAGCAGACAACATTTCTCTGAGCTGGTGGATGTGGCTACTGTACATGCAGACCAATGGCAAAATACCAGGGTTTATGCACTCTTCAGAAATGAATGGTACGACTCCATTATCATTTATGTATTCACAAAAGGGTAGAAAGGATACCGTAAagttttactcaagtaaaacgCTGCTATTTTTCAATAGGGAtacaccgaatccagatttttagGGTTGCCGAATCtgaaaccgaataccgaatcctactcctatcctcagtccattaacacagtaaacacattaatgaagtaaaccacGTCCAcagcattttggctgctgtctgtagattccttcatgcacaactcgtattctttcggatgtttcatacgcaaatgttttaacagcagcAATGTTgggtattgtttagggtccttgccaccacgagacaaatcggcattgcaaattgaacatgtggctcgacttgaatcgccttcttttgactgaaagcactgccaaacaacactttttctgctcacgagttccattttcactttctcacagcctactgcattaaACGGTCCACCTACATAAACAACTTCCAGTAATCAACTGCGGCGCCATTACATCGACCAGCGTAAGTGcatagtgcaagcgtagggttcggttcggtgaAAAAAATTTCTAAGGTTTGGCAGAAACCAAACcttgtcaaaaagcccaatattcggccgaatccgaagctgaatcctggattcggtgcatcgctgtttttcaagttttaataaagtaatgatCTAAAACATTGAGTACAGTATAAGTACACAAATATAGTCATAAGTTGAGCATTAGCCTTTTCAAATGTTACTTTTCCAAAAAATTGCAAACTTGACTGGTGATCAATTTTGGCAAAGTTTGGACTGTTTCACAACTCTGTGTACACCAGCTGACGacctctgtctgtgtctctcttcaGGGGTAtgagtgctgtgtgtgtctaCACGATACAAGATATTGAAAACATCTTCACAACCTCCACATTTAAAGGCAAAGACAATCAGCCCGGGAGGCCTAGACAGGTAGGTGTCATGCAAATTGATCTGAGGTGTAAAATAACAACTACTGTATAACACATTGTCTTTTCACAAAATGATTCCTGGCATTGTTATGCTATCTTTCAAACCATGTGCTTGAATGTAGTTACAAAGTAAAATTAATTACATACTGTAGGTATATAATTATTAACTCTGAGTGTAGCTTTTAAGTATTTCGCATTATTattgttctctttttttgtattttaaggtcACTATTTATAGAAATTCCCACTTTTACACCTCCAGTGGTAGCATCAGAAAAGATACAGGCAGCAATGAATGCTGCTACCCCATTCCATCCTTGGTTTTAATGTTAGTGTGAAGCTAAATTTGATGTATGTAGCCATGAAATGCATATTTAGAGGGttcttcttttgaaacaatACACCCAGAAACATTAAAAGGTAAGCCAGACACAGGGTTTTTCCAACAACTCCTGGAGCTAACAATAGCTTCTTTAGCAAGTTAGCTACAGCTGATGAAATTTGATGTCATTCCAGCTGACAAAACCGATTCTCGCAGAATTGAGAAGCCTGCTtttgtctccctctgtctgaaatcaaaagttattacattattattgtaAAGTGCATGTGTGCAGTGCAGTGCAGAAACGGAAAGCTTGTCCGGCATTGACAACAGTAACTGAACCATCACAACACAAACCAAAATGTATGCTTTTTTCATCAGTGTGTTGCAGACAGCACAAAGATTCCTTTAGACGCTCTGAAGATGATCATTGAGAATTCTGAGATGGAGGAATGGGTCCGGCCCGTTAACAACTCTGGCCCACTTCTATTTAATCACCACAGTTACACTCACATCTACGTTGACAGTTCCCAGAACAATCACCCCACCGTCCTGTTCCTGTCTCTAAGTGAGTATGAAGTAATATCAAGGACAGTTAATACTAAGAATAGTGTACTGAACATTGGAGGGTCATAtcgaaacacacgcacacaagttCCTTTAAATAGTTTGCCATACTGGGAGGAAAAGAATTTAAAGGtgctgacaaaggaggtagcagtttatttaaacattcacattcacaacataacacaaacacatatggacctaacatatttcaaaaaatacaagtaaaaacggttttggatggcagggcacctttaaacaaCATATTGCTTgacatttataatatatataagtgACCACCACTTATAATCAGCATGAACAGTAGAGTTTAACAAAGTAGCTGAGAGTGCAGCAGCTCTGAATACTAGTTTCAAGTACCTGGTTGGAAAAAAAGGCATGCAGGCGCTCACAGCCTGATTCAGCCAAGTCCTATTTAGCTTAGACTTTGAATAGCACTGTGGAGGAGTTGGAGAGAGCAGAATTGATCACCTTGGGCCATTGTGGGTGTTCGGTGTGACTTATTGAGAGGTCAAACCCAAAGGTTTTATGCATGATCCCATCAcgggcagcatggtggcccaatggttagcactgtaacctcacagcaagaaggttatGTGTTCGAATccagggcctttctgtgtggagtttgcatgttctccccatgtttgcgtgggtcgggtgctccggtttcccccaccatcaaaaacatgtactaggttctccaggcagtgcccttgattaaggagttggtccccgggcgctgtcattggctgcccactgcatcccttgagggatgggttaaatgcagagaatgaatttcgctacatgtacgtgtatgtgacaaataaagtacctttaaaaATCACCTTTAGGCTTACTGTAAAGATGATATGTTACACTGAATGCTTCCTGGAAAAGGTTGCCACTTAAGAAAAAGTGGCAACAGGAAGCATTCAGTGTAAAATATCCAGTTCAATTTAGTCACTAGATTGAAATTGGCTTGGCCTCCTAAAAGCTAGCTGCATAGCAGAAAAGGAGGAAGGTTCTCTTTGGTTGTTCTTTAGGCCCGTAGCCAGGCCAGTGGAAGGAGTGGGgaatctttttttcaaaaagtggaactttttgcagtttttccctcattttgtatttaactaTGAGCTTCAAATACTTCATTTTGATGTTCTTGGCCTCATAGAATTTTGCTATGAGTGCATAAAGTTAGTTGCGTGGATTGTTTATACATTAGTTATATGTTACATTGTTACATGTCACGAGCCAACACATTCACAGAAATTGTGCTTTTTACAAGAATAGGGCTCTGGTTTGTTTAggtaattttaattatttgtggGGGTATTCAAATTATTGGcagtaaaaaaaagacaatggaCTTAAACTATCAACCTTTGACAGTGAATGGGGTTGGCGGTCTTTGGAACCACCCAACCCTCCTGTCTACAGGCCTATCTGGAGATCAGTTAGAGTGATGACTATCTCCAGATAGTCTGAGGAggaccaggggtctcatttataaaactgtgtgtagGATCCTAACCAAAAGTGTAATTAtgcccaaaagccaaaaatggcaC
This sequence is a window from Perca flavescens isolate YP-PL-M2 chromosome 1, PFLA_1.0, whole genome shotgun sequence. Protein-coding genes within it:
- the LOC114545680 gene encoding semaphorin-7A isoform X2; this encodes MALLHLTVYLLLSCLDSLSEANSTQPRMTITEKETSIKRIPLPGHHAPVGIVLERQPDSVIAAGQTHLYAFHFQNPQKTPEEISVLWTECIDKGAPQRVKADLAEQSPMCIPSEKTDNIKKNINEFVIKEGEPSALVESGDSDLFITYSGSQDLVGIYKFGKNRIAPTRQDKEQHYVGLVPIRRGDNSIQSKVYAFYKEENRDTGFNSKMWLPFVTRVCMEDRGGIKNHLRYSWTSQMNARLFCGDPDSRQHFSELVDVATVHADQWQNTRVYALFRNEWGMSAVCVYTIQDIENIFTTSTFKGKDNQPGRPRQCVADSTKIPLDALKMIIENSEMEEWVRPVNNSGPLLFNHHSYTHIYVDSSQNNHPTVLFLSLNNGGIHKVMESKSQTFVIAEYRPFNHGAQVLHMVLHASSRKLYVNSRSELVQLDVANCAQYGNSCGDCVLARDPYCGWNGTHCTPGGELQDVTQGDYSICVSTSKLQQPGKAFRYSTDTHADEAKGSITLPPESKYFLQCPVSSHHAQYTWRHHESNTSCSSMKQQCLLLIDSMGAEQVGTYTCVSEEKGYSRVLAQYQLRLGSTAVGRSSSPLVWLCLMAVLIQSVAD
- the LOC114545680 gene encoding semaphorin-7A isoform X1 codes for the protein MALLHLTVYLLLSCLDSLSEANSTQPRMTITEKETSIKRIPLPGHHAPVGIVLERQPDSVIAAGQTHLYAFHFQNPQKTPEEISVLWTECIDKGAPQRVKANCNYNITVVHKKLEDNQVFLCGTNGQETVCCDMDLAEQSPMCIPSEKTDNIKKNINEFVIKEGEPSALVESGDSDLFITYSGSQDLVGIYKFGKNRIAPTRQDKEQHYVGLVPIRRGDNSIQSKVYAFYKEENRDTGFNSKMWLPFVTRVCMEDRGGIKNHLRYSWTSQMNARLFCGDPDSRQHFSELVDVATVHADQWQNTRVYALFRNEWGMSAVCVYTIQDIENIFTTSTFKGKDNQPGRPRQCVADSTKIPLDALKMIIENSEMEEWVRPVNNSGPLLFNHHSYTHIYVDSSQNNHPTVLFLSLNNGGIHKVMESKSQTFVIAEYRPFNHGAQVLHMVLHASSRKLYVNSRSELVQLDVANCAQYGNSCGDCVLARDPYCGWNGTHCTPGGELQDVTQGDYSICVSTSKLQQPGKAFRYSTDTHADEAKGSITLPPESKYFLQCPVSSHHAQYTWRHHESNTSCSSMKQQCLLLIDSMGAEQVGTYTCVSEEKGYSRVLAQYQLRLGSTAVGRSSSPLVWLCLMAVLIQSVAD
- the LOC114545680 gene encoding semaphorin-7A isoform X3, yielding MALLHLTVYLLLSCLDSLSEANSTQPRMTITEKETSIKRIPLPGHHAPVGIVLERQPDSVIAAGQTHLYAFHFQNPQKTPEEISVLWTECIDKGAPQRVKANCNYNITVVHKKLEDNQVFLCGTNGQETVCCDMEDRGGIKNHLRYSWTSQMNARLFCGDPDSRQHFSELVDVATVHADQWQNTRVYALFRNEWGMSAVCVYTIQDIENIFTTSTFKGKDNQPGRPRQCVADSTKIPLDALKMIIENSEMEEWVRPVNNSGPLLFNHHSYTHIYVDSSQNNHPTVLFLSLNNGGIHKVMESKSQTFVIAEYRPFNHGAQVLHMVLHASSRKLYVNSRSELVQLDVANCAQYGNSCGDCVLARDPYCGWNGTHCTPGGELQDVTQGDYSICVSTSKLQQPGKAFRYSTDTHADEAKGSITLPPESKYFLQCPVSSHHAQYTWRHHESNTSCSSMKQQCLLLIDSMGAEQVGTYTCVSEEKGYSRVLAQYQLRLGSTAVGRSSSPLVWLCLMAVLIQSVAD